The following are encoded in a window of Streptomyces sp. SAT1 genomic DNA:
- a CDS encoding transglycosylase SLT domain-containing protein encodes MSARRPSRSRAARLVRTLAVSGTGAAILALPLIGASGASAATPTAATATTASTVAYPNNLDGWIRESLAVMAQKGIPGTYNGIHRNVMRESSGNPLAINNWDSNAAAGIPSKGLLQVIQPTFNAYHVAGTSFDIYDPVANITAACNYAAARYGSIDNVNSAY; translated from the coding sequence ATGTCTGCACGTCGTCCCAGCCGCTCCCGCGCCGCTCGTCTCGTCCGCACCCTCGCCGTCTCCGGCACCGGTGCCGCGATCCTCGCCCTGCCGCTGATCGGGGCGTCCGGCGCCTCCGCGGCCACCCCGACCGCCGCCACCGCCACCACGGCGAGCACGGTCGCCTACCCGAACAACCTGGACGGCTGGATCCGCGAGTCGCTCGCCGTCATGGCCCAGAAGGGCATCCCCGGCACGTACAACGGCATCCACCGCAATGTGATGCGCGAGTCGTCCGGCAACCCGCTGGCCATCAACAACTGGGACTCCAACGCCGCCGCGGGCATCCCCTCCAAGGGCCTGCTCCAGGTCATCCAGCCGACCTTCAACGCCTACCACGTGGCCGGCACGTCGTTCGACATCTACGACCCGGTCGCCAACATCACGGCCGCGTGCAACTACGCCGCCGCG